From a region of the Microbacterium sp. nov. GSS16 genome:
- a CDS encoding ATP-dependent Clp protease ATP-binding subunit, protein MFERFTDRARRVVVLAQEEAKMLNHNYIGTEHILLGLIHEGEGVAAKALESLGISLDAVREQVQDIIGQGQQQPTGHIPFTPRAKKVLELSLREALQLGHNYIGTEHILLGLIREGEGVAAQVLVKLGADLNKVRQQVIQLLSGAPGRETASVGATTNENQQAAQGGSQVLDQFGRNLTQAARDGKLDPVIGREKEAERVMQILSRRSKNNPVLIGEPGVGKTAVVEGLAQAIVKGNVPETLKDKQLYSLDLGSLIAGSRYRGDFEERLKKVTKEIRTRGDIIVFIDEIHTLVGAGAAEGAIDAASILKPLLARGELQTIGATTLDEYRKYFEKDAALERRFQPVQVNEPTLPHAINILKGLRDRYEAHHKVQITDGAIVAAANLADRYVSDRFLPDKAIDLIDEAGARLRLSILSSPPELREFDEKIAKVRQDKEAASEEQDFEKAASLRDQEKELLGERLRLEKQWRSGDVATQAVVDEGLIAEVLAQATGIPVFKLTEEESSRLVFMEKALHQRVIGQEEAIAALSRTIRRQRAGLKDPKRPSGSFIFAGPTGVGKTELAKALAEFLFDDEAALISLDMSEFGEKHTVSRLFGAPPGFVGFEEGGQLTEKVRRKPFSVVLFDEIEKAHPDIFNSLLQILEEGRLTDGQGRIVDFKNTVIIMTTNLGSSAIAGGPVGFQIEGNSQTTYERMKGKVDEELKRHFKPEFLNRLDDIIVFPQLNKDELRQIVGLFTKQLGDRLLDRDMTVELSDAAKDKLIDIGFDPALGARPLRRAMQREIEDQLSERILHGQLNTGDHVKVDVVDGKFAFEHAPRGEKVSVGVNTGGGISTTPEIAAG, encoded by the coding sequence ATGTTCGAGAGATTCACCGACCGAGCCCGCCGAGTCGTCGTCCTCGCCCAAGAAGAGGCGAAGATGCTCAACCACAACTACATCGGCACCGAGCACATCCTGCTCGGCCTCATCCACGAGGGTGAGGGTGTCGCCGCCAAGGCCCTCGAAAGCCTCGGCATCTCCCTCGACGCGGTGCGCGAGCAGGTGCAGGACATCATCGGCCAGGGTCAGCAGCAGCCGACCGGCCACATCCCCTTCACCCCGCGCGCCAAGAAGGTGCTCGAGCTGAGCCTGCGCGAAGCGCTGCAGCTCGGCCACAACTACATCGGCACCGAGCACATCCTGCTCGGCCTCATCCGCGAGGGCGAGGGCGTCGCCGCTCAGGTGCTCGTCAAGCTCGGCGCCGACCTCAACAAGGTCCGCCAGCAGGTCATCCAGCTGCTCTCCGGAGCGCCCGGCCGCGAGACGGCTTCGGTCGGCGCGACCACCAACGAGAACCAGCAGGCCGCCCAGGGCGGCTCGCAGGTGCTCGACCAGTTCGGCCGCAACCTCACCCAGGCTGCCCGCGACGGCAAGCTCGACCCGGTGATCGGCCGTGAGAAGGAGGCCGAGCGGGTCATGCAGATCCTCTCGCGCCGCTCGAAGAACAACCCCGTCCTCATCGGCGAGCCGGGCGTCGGCAAGACCGCCGTCGTCGAGGGCCTCGCCCAGGCGATCGTCAAGGGCAACGTCCCCGAGACGCTCAAGGACAAGCAGCTCTACTCGCTCGACCTCGGCTCGCTCATCGCCGGCTCCCGCTACCGCGGCGACTTCGAGGAGCGCCTGAAGAAGGTCACCAAGGAGATCCGCACCCGCGGCGACATCATCGTCTTCATCGACGAGATCCACACCCTCGTGGGCGCGGGCGCCGCGGAGGGCGCGATCGACGCGGCATCCATCCTCAAGCCGCTCCTCGCGCGCGGCGAGCTGCAGACGATCGGCGCCACGACCCTCGACGAGTACCGCAAGTACTTCGAGAAGGATGCCGCGCTCGAGCGTCGTTTCCAGCCCGTTCAGGTGAACGAGCCGACGCTGCCGCACGCGATCAACATCCTCAAGGGGCTGCGCGACCGCTACGAGGCGCACCACAAGGTGCAGATCACCGACGGCGCGATCGTCGCCGCGGCGAACCTCGCCGACCGCTACGTCTCCGATCGCTTCCTGCCCGACAAGGCGATCGACCTGATCGATGAGGCAGGCGCCCGCCTGCGCCTCAGCATCCTGTCGTCGCCGCCCGAGCTGCGCGAGTTCGACGAGAAGATCGCCAAGGTCCGTCAGGACAAGGAGGCAGCCTCCGAAGAGCAGGACTTCGAGAAGGCCGCGTCGCTGCGCGACCAGGAGAAGGAGCTGCTCGGTGAGCGGCTGCGCCTCGAGAAGCAGTGGCGCTCGGGCGATGTCGCCACTCAGGCGGTCGTCGACGAGGGCCTGATCGCCGAGGTGCTCGCCCAGGCCACCGGCATCCCGGTCTTCAAGCTCACCGAGGAGGAGTCGAGCCGACTCGTCTTCATGGAAAAGGCGCTGCACCAGCGCGTCATCGGCCAGGAAGAGGCGATCGCCGCGCTCAGCCGCACGATCCGCCGCCAGCGCGCCGGCCTCAAGGACCCGAAGCGCCCCAGCGGCTCGTTCATCTTCGCCGGCCCCACCGGCGTCGGAAAGACCGAGCTCGCCAAGGCCCTCGCCGAGTTCCTCTTCGACGACGAGGCAGCTCTCATCTCGCTCGACATGAGCGAGTTCGGTGAGAAGCACACCGTGTCGCGTCTGTTCGGAGCCCCTCCCGGATTCGTCGGATTCGAAGAGGGCGGCCAGCTCACCGAGAAGGTGCGCCGCAAGCCGTTCTCGGTCGTGCTGTTCGACGAGATCGAGAAGGCCCACCCCGACATCTTCAACTCGCTGCTGCAGATCCTCGAAGAGGGTCGCCTGACCGACGGTCAGGGACGCATCGTCGACTTCAAGAACACCGTGATCATCATGACGACCAACCTCGGCTCGTCGGCGATCGCCGGTGGCCCGGTCGGGTTCCAGATCGAGGGCAACTCGCAGACGACGTACGAGCGGATGAAGGGCAAGGTCGACGAAGAGCTCAAGCGCCACTTCAAGCCCGAGTTCCTCAACCGCCTCGACGACATCATCGTCTTCCCGCAGCTGAACAAGGACGAGCTGCGCCAGATCGTGGGCCTGTTCACCAAGCAGCTCGGCGACCGCCTGCTCGACCGCGACATGACCGTCGAGCTGTCGGATGCCGCGAAGGACAAGCTCATCGACATCGGATTCGACCCCGCCCTCGGTGCGCGTCCGCTGCGTCGCGCCATGCAGCGCGAGATCGAGGACCAGCTCTCCGAGCGCATCCTGCACGGCCAGCTGAACACCGGCGACCACGTGAAGGTCGACGTCGTCGACGGCAAGTTCGCGTTCGAGCACGCGCCGCGCGGCGAAAAGGTGTCGGTCGGCGTCAACACCGGCGGCGGCATCTCCACCACCCCGGAGATCGCTGCGGGCTGA
- a CDS encoding amino-acid N-acetyltransferase, producing MPDFLVRPARSTDVIGIHSLLEPMVDQRILLGKDLAVLYGAVQEFVVAEADGQLIGCGALHVMWEDLGEVRTLLVRDDYLRHGVGRAIVTDLEHRARQLGLTRLFCLTFETEFFSRRGFEPIGEQVVDADVYSQLLRSGDAGVEEFLDLAHVKPNTLGNTRMIKHLN from the coding sequence GTGCCAGACTTCCTCGTCCGCCCCGCCCGCAGCACCGATGTGATCGGCATCCACTCTCTGCTGGAGCCGATGGTCGATCAGCGCATCCTGCTCGGCAAGGACCTCGCCGTGCTCTACGGCGCCGTGCAGGAGTTCGTCGTCGCCGAAGCTGATGGTCAGCTGATCGGCTGCGGTGCCCTGCACGTGATGTGGGAGGACCTGGGCGAAGTGCGCACCCTTCTCGTGCGCGACGACTACCTGCGCCACGGCGTCGGTCGCGCGATCGTCACCGACCTCGAGCACCGCGCCCGCCAGCTCGGGCTCACCCGGCTCTTCTGCCTGACCTTCGAGACCGAGTTCTTCTCGCGACGCGGCTTCGAGCCCATCGGCGAGCAGGTGGTCGATGCCGACGTTTATTCGCAGCTGCTGCGCAGCGGCGACGCGGGCGTGGAGGAGTTTCTGGATCTGGCCCACGTCAAGCCGAACACGCTCGGCAACACGAGGATGATCAAGCACCTGAATTAG
- a CDS encoding dehydrogenase, with the protein MAKKKSGSKRPAPEDFRSEALAQALEKQDMAAVALALRNGNTVVPLIKPGARDNPLDSGEVWTYRDASTGDVALLLFSDAKHKPANLPPGVGIYSPTWLKSFLGTHRDTITTVFLDIAGPHPMQAPPAELLKALEA; encoded by the coding sequence ATGGCGAAGAAGAAGTCAGGCAGCAAGCGCCCCGCACCCGAGGACTTCCGCTCTGAGGCTCTGGCTCAGGCGCTCGAGAAGCAGGACATGGCGGCCGTCGCCCTCGCGCTCCGCAACGGCAACACGGTCGTTCCGCTGATCAAGCCCGGTGCCCGCGACAACCCGCTCGACAGCGGCGAGGTGTGGACGTACCGCGACGCGAGCACCGGCGACGTCGCGCTTCTGCTGTTCAGCGACGCCAAGCACAAGCCCGCCAACCTGCCGCCCGGGGTGGGTATCTACTCGCCGACCTGGCTGAAGTCGTTCCTGGGCACGCACCGCGACACCATCACGACCGTCTTCCTCGACATCGCAGGCCCGCACCCGATGCAGGCGCCGCCGGCAGAGCTGCTCAAGGCGCTCGAAGCCTGA
- the radA gene encoding DNA repair protein RadA, whose product MATRRPAPPAFVCSECGWTTAKWVGRCGECQQWGTVQEQGAKTGLVRQTEAVAPSASRAARPITQITTADAPRRSSGVGEFDRVLGGGIVPGAAILLSGEPGVGKSTLLLEVAASTARTGRRVLYASAEESPAQVRLRAERTNALHDELYLASETDLATILGHIDDVKPDLVIVDSVQTVASGLIDGAAGQPSQVREVAATLIRVAKDRGLPVIIVGHVTKDGQVAGPRVLEHLVDVVCHFEGDRQTALRFIRALKNRFGPTDEVGCFEMTGAGIAEVPDPSGLFLSQGAAEPGTCVAIALEGRRALPVEVQALTIESNAPNPRRVVHGLDASRVAMVLAILERRAGIATSKLDVYVSTVGGVRFTEPAADLAIAVAVAGSIRQWSVPRTVAAVGELSLAGEIRPVTQATQRRGEAARLGYQQVVDDRSKTLRSALTDIRSRATDRRPEASIPPF is encoded by the coding sequence ATGGCCACCCGCAGACCCGCCCCTCCCGCTTTCGTGTGCTCGGAATGCGGCTGGACGACGGCGAAGTGGGTCGGCCGGTGCGGCGAGTGCCAGCAGTGGGGCACGGTGCAGGAGCAGGGAGCGAAGACGGGGCTGGTGCGGCAGACCGAGGCCGTCGCGCCGTCCGCGAGCCGCGCCGCGCGGCCGATCACGCAGATCACGACCGCCGACGCGCCGCGGCGCAGCAGCGGGGTCGGCGAGTTCGACCGTGTGCTGGGCGGCGGCATCGTGCCCGGCGCAGCGATCCTGCTGAGCGGCGAGCCGGGTGTCGGCAAGTCCACGCTGCTGCTGGAGGTGGCGGCATCCACCGCGCGCACCGGCCGTCGCGTGCTGTACGCGAGCGCCGAAGAATCACCGGCCCAGGTGCGCCTGCGCGCCGAGCGCACGAATGCGCTGCACGACGAGCTGTACCTCGCCAGCGAGACCGACCTCGCCACGATCCTCGGTCACATCGACGACGTGAAGCCCGACCTGGTGATCGTCGACTCGGTGCAGACGGTGGCGTCGGGCCTCATCGACGGCGCAGCCGGTCAGCCGAGTCAGGTGCGCGAGGTCGCGGCGACCCTCATCAGGGTCGCGAAAGACCGCGGGCTGCCGGTGATCATCGTCGGACACGTGACCAAGGACGGTCAGGTCGCAGGCCCCCGGGTGCTCGAGCACCTGGTCGACGTGGTGTGCCACTTCGAGGGCGACCGGCAGACGGCGCTGCGGTTCATCCGAGCGCTGAAGAACCGCTTCGGCCCGACGGATGAGGTCGGATGCTTCGAGATGACCGGCGCGGGCATCGCCGAGGTGCCCGACCCGAGCGGGCTGTTCCTCTCCCAGGGCGCAGCAGAGCCCGGCACCTGCGTGGCGATCGCGCTGGAGGGTCGGCGCGCTCTGCCGGTCGAGGTGCAGGCGCTGACGATCGAGTCGAACGCCCCGAACCCCCGTCGCGTGGTGCACGGCCTGGATGCATCCAGGGTGGCGATGGTGCTGGCGATCCTCGAGCGGCGCGCGGGCATCGCGACGTCGAAGCTCGATGTGTACGTGTCGACCGTCGGCGGCGTGCGCTTCACCGAGCCGGCGGCCGATCTGGCCATCGCCGTCGCCGTGGCGGGGTCGATCCGGCAGTGGTCTGTGCCGCGAACGGTCGCCGCGGTGGGCGAGCTGTCGCTGGCGGGCGAGATCCGCCCGGTGACCCAGGCGACGCAGCGCCGAGGCGAGGCCGCGCGGCTCGGGTACCAGCAGGTGGTCGACGACCGGTCGAAGACGCTGCGCTCGGCGCTGACCGACATCCGCTCGCGCGCCACCGACCGTCGCCCCGAGGCGTCGATCCCGCCGTTCTGA
- a CDS encoding ATP-binding cassette domain-containing protein — protein MTGTLDAHVVVDHAGLDVRLTLRPGEVLAVMGPSGAGKTTLLDAVAGLTRLDGGHVDIGGDRLADASRHTPPSRRAIGLLGQDPLLFPHMTAVANIAFAARSAGSSRADALAMAEEWMPRIGLPDLGGRRPDQLSGGQRQRVALARALAARPRLLLLDEPFSSLDVLAAAQLREVVREQLHGTTTIVVSHTVADAHALADRLLILEHGRISQEGVLDEVLSAPDTPFAQAVAASQ, from the coding sequence GTGACCGGCACACTCGACGCGCATGTGGTCGTCGACCACGCCGGCCTCGACGTGCGGCTGACGCTGCGCCCGGGTGAGGTGCTGGCGGTGATGGGTCCGAGCGGGGCCGGCAAGACTACGCTGCTGGATGCCGTCGCCGGCCTCACCCGTCTTGACGGCGGGCACGTCGACATCGGCGGCGATCGGCTGGCGGATGCTTCGCGGCACACTCCCCCATCGCGGCGCGCGATCGGTCTGCTCGGCCAGGACCCGCTGCTGTTTCCGCACATGACCGCCGTTGCCAACATCGCGTTCGCCGCCCGTTCGGCCGGCTCGTCGCGCGCCGATGCGCTCGCGATGGCCGAGGAGTGGATGCCGCGGATCGGCCTGCCCGACCTGGGCGGCCGCCGACCCGACCAGCTCTCCGGCGGTCAGCGTCAGCGCGTCGCGCTGGCCCGCGCCCTCGCGGCGCGCCCGCGGCTGCTGCTGCTGGATGAGCCGTTCAGCTCGCTCGACGTGCTCGCCGCCGCGCAGCTGCGCGAGGTCGTCCGCGAGCAGCTGCACGGCACCACGACGATCGTCGTCTCGCACACCGTCGCCGATGCGCACGCCCTCGCCGACCGCCTGCTCATCCTCGAGCACGGGCGCATCTCCCAAGAGGGCGTGCTCGATGAGGTACTGTCGGCGCCGGACACCCCGTTCGCTCAGGCGGTCGCTGCCTCGCAGTGA
- a CDS encoding ABC transporter permease: MRDTGTGTPFTLIAPAVLGVALLILPLLALITRASWATLWQDITSPVAVDALRLSLVSGLAATSVCLVLGLPLALLMARSGPRTSALLRALVAVPLVLPPMVGGVALLFLFGRTSPVGRMLSGAFDVTLPFTPAAVVLAQAFVALPFLVLAAEGTIRSVGGRYERTAATLGARPWRVLWRVTLPLAAPGIVVGVILCFARAIGEFGATALFAGNAPGVTQTMPLAIYTAFNGAGTGRETAVALSILLLATAVVVLLLVRAWRPGALK; encoded by the coding sequence ATCCGCGACACCGGCACGGGCACGCCGTTCACGCTGATCGCCCCGGCGGTGCTCGGGGTGGCGCTGCTGATCCTGCCGCTGCTGGCACTGATCACCAGGGCGTCTTGGGCGACGCTGTGGCAGGACATCACCTCACCTGTCGCCGTCGACGCGCTGCGGCTGTCGCTCGTCAGCGGCCTGGCGGCCACGTCCGTGTGCCTGGTGCTCGGCCTTCCGCTGGCGCTGCTGATGGCGAGGTCGGGCCCTCGCACGTCGGCGCTGCTGCGCGCGCTCGTCGCCGTGCCCCTCGTGCTGCCGCCGATGGTCGGCGGGGTGGCGCTGCTGTTCCTGTTCGGCAGGACGAGTCCGGTCGGACGGATGCTGTCGGGTGCCTTCGACGTGACTCTGCCGTTCACCCCGGCGGCGGTGGTGCTCGCGCAGGCGTTCGTCGCCCTGCCCTTCCTCGTGCTCGCCGCGGAGGGCACCATCCGCAGCGTCGGCGGCCGGTACGAGCGCACCGCGGCGACGCTGGGCGCCCGCCCCTGGCGAGTGCTGTGGCGGGTGACGCTGCCGCTCGCGGCGCCCGGGATCGTGGTCGGCGTGATCCTGTGCTTCGCGCGGGCCATCGGCGAGTTCGGCGCCACGGCACTGTTCGCCGGCAACGCCCCCGGCGTCACGCAGACCATGCCACTGGCGATCTACACGGCCTTCAACGGAGCGGGCACCGGCCGCGAGACGGCGGTCGCGCTGTCGATCCTGCTGCTCGCGACCGCGGTCGTGGTGCTGCTGCTCGTGCGCGCCTGGCGACCGGGTGCGCTGAAGTGA
- the modA gene encoding molybdate ABC transporter substrate-binding protein, which yields MRLRWVGVAALAAALVLTGCTSAASRSDGNASNGKSSDSGGEQQGPTGEVTVFAAASLRTAFDEIAESFEQQYPGVTVNPIVYEGSSTLVTQLQEGARADVLATADERSMTALVDSGLAAGPQLFATNTLVVAVPAGNPGGVETLADLADAVTVLCAPQVPCGVASQTLLEAAGVAVTPASQEQNVTAVLQKIAAGEADAGLVYATDVIGDDAVQSFVPQGADEVVNRYPIVALDDADETGELFADFVRGPDGQRILQRLGFGAP from the coding sequence GTGAGGCTGCGATGGGTCGGCGTCGCCGCTCTGGCTGCGGCGCTGGTGCTCACCGGGTGCACGTCAGCCGCGTCCCGCTCCGACGGGAATGCTTCGAACGGGAAGAGCTCCGACTCGGGCGGCGAGCAGCAAGGCCCCACCGGCGAAGTGACGGTGTTCGCCGCCGCGTCGCTGCGCACCGCGTTCGATGAGATCGCCGAGTCGTTCGAGCAGCAGTACCCGGGCGTCACCGTGAACCCAATCGTGTACGAGGGCTCGAGCACACTCGTGACCCAGCTGCAGGAGGGCGCACGGGCCGACGTGCTCGCCACCGCCGACGAGCGCAGCATGACCGCGCTGGTCGACAGCGGACTCGCCGCCGGCCCGCAGCTCTTCGCCACCAACACGCTGGTCGTGGCGGTTCCCGCCGGCAACCCGGGGGGTGTCGAGACACTGGCCGATCTCGCAGATGCCGTGACCGTGCTCTGCGCGCCGCAGGTGCCGTGCGGAGTGGCGAGCCAGACGCTTCTCGAGGCGGCCGGAGTAGCGGTGACGCCGGCGAGCCAGGAGCAGAACGTCACCGCCGTGCTGCAGAAGATCGCCGCCGGCGAGGCGGATGCCGGGCTCGTCTACGCCACCGATGTGATCGGCGACGACGCCGTGCAGAGCTTCGTGCCCCAGGGCGCCGACGAGGTCGTCAACCGCTACCCGATCGTCGCGCTCGACGACGCCGACGAGACCGGCGAGCTCTTCGCCGACTTCGTGCGCGGGCCGGACGGGCAGCGGATCCTGCAGCGGCTCGGGTTCGGGGCGCCGTGA
- a CDS encoding TOBE domain-containing protein, translating into MTSYRIADAARLLGVSDDTVRRWIDHGALPVTGDSPARIPGAALAEHAQRLADAPGDDADLLSSARNRFTGLVTRVQIDGVMAQVDIQAGPHRVVSLLSAEAARQLDLQPGSLASAVIKATNVIVETPPKEALR; encoded by the coding sequence ATGACCTCATATCGAATCGCTGACGCCGCCCGCCTGCTCGGCGTGAGCGACGACACGGTGCGGCGCTGGATCGACCACGGCGCACTGCCGGTCACAGGGGATTCCCCCGCCCGCATCCCGGGCGCCGCCCTCGCCGAGCACGCCCAGCGCCTGGCCGACGCCCCCGGCGACGACGCCGACCTGCTCTCCAGCGCGCGCAACCGCTTCACCGGACTCGTCACGCGCGTGCAGATCGACGGCGTGATGGCTCAGGTCGACATCCAGGCAGGTCCCCACCGGGTCGTGTCGCTGCTGTCGGCCGAGGCTGCACGGCAGCTCGACCTGCAGCCCGGCTCGCTCGCCTCGGCCGTGATCAAGGCGACCAACGTGATCGTCGAGACGCCGCCGAAGGAGGCGCTGCGGTGA
- a CDS encoding ThiF family adenylyltransferase — MPLPPLVEPVDALSDAERLRTARHQVLSGLGEIGQRRLRAAHVAVVGAGGLGAPVVLALAAAGIGTLTIIDDDDVEISNLQRQIMHRRSDVGRPKVDSAVRVAADLSPETEVRPLRARLASDNAADLLAGADLVIDGTDTFETRLLVAAAAERLGIPLVWGVIQEFAAQITVFWSSPPEGTDAVVLSDLYPEGSVGELPTCAAVGVFGALCLQAGSILAMEAIKLITGIGDPLLGRVLVIDALRAKSSEVPLRSSRVQASVGPEPPPSLPHIAVADLGHESAAGAMLLDVREDAEVVAGMIPGATHVPLAQVLADPSAVAQGRIVVICQAGVRARRAAETLRAVGADAVVLAGGMDAWNEASQSGATA; from the coding sequence ATGCCCCTGCCGCCTCTCGTCGAGCCAGTCGACGCTCTGAGTGACGCCGAGCGTCTGCGCACCGCGCGCCATCAGGTGCTGTCCGGTCTCGGCGAGATCGGCCAGCGTCGCCTGCGTGCCGCCCATGTCGCCGTCGTCGGGGCGGGCGGACTCGGCGCTCCGGTCGTGCTCGCACTCGCCGCGGCCGGAATCGGAACGCTGACGATCATCGACGACGACGACGTCGAGATCTCCAATCTGCAGCGCCAGATCATGCACCGCCGCAGCGACGTCGGCCGACCGAAAGTCGACAGCGCCGTCCGCGTCGCCGCCGACCTGTCACCCGAGACCGAGGTCAGACCGCTGCGGGCGCGGCTGGCATCCGACAACGCCGCAGACCTGCTCGCCGGAGCCGACCTGGTGATCGACGGCACCGACACGTTCGAGACGCGGCTGCTGGTCGCCGCCGCCGCCGAACGACTCGGCATCCCGCTCGTGTGGGGCGTGATCCAGGAGTTCGCCGCGCAGATCACCGTCTTCTGGTCGTCGCCGCCTGAGGGCACCGACGCCGTCGTGCTGAGCGATCTCTACCCCGAGGGGAGCGTGGGTGAACTGCCCACGTGCGCCGCGGTCGGGGTCTTCGGCGCGCTCTGCCTGCAGGCCGGATCGATCCTCGCGATGGAGGCGATCAAGCTGATCACCGGAATCGGCGACCCGCTGCTGGGGCGGGTGCTCGTCATCGACGCGCTGCGCGCCAAGAGCAGCGAGGTGCCGCTGCGCTCATCGCGGGTGCAGGCTTCTGTCGGACCCGAGCCACCGCCCTCGTTGCCGCACATCGCCGTCGCCGACCTCGGGCACGAGTCGGCCGCCGGTGCGATGCTGCTCGACGTGCGGGAGGATGCCGAGGTCGTCGCCGGCATGATCCCCGGTGCGACGCACGTGCCGCTGGCGCAGGTGCTCGCCGATCCGTCGGCGGTCGCACAGGGTCGCATCGTCGTGATCTGCCAGGCCGGTGTGCGCGCACGCCGTGCGGCCGAGACGCTGCGCGCCGTCGGTGCCGACGCCGTCGTGCTGGCGGGCGGCATGGATGCCTGGAACGAGGCGTCACAGAGCGGGGCGACCGCATGA
- a CDS encoding molybdopterin molybdotransferase MoeA, producing MRTVEEQLEIVLAEVRRRPPVTVPLDEAHGLTLASDARAVSAVPVFDNSAMDGFAVRWADVAGAAPEHPVTLRVVADIPAGSALDPAIAPGEAARIMTGAPTPTVADAIVPFEDTAGGLADSLDTVVVERSPSAQHAHIRRAGADIAADAVVLAAGTLLGARQLAALASAGIARVDVAPRPRIAIVSTGSELVAPGTPLQRGQIPESNGILLAGLAADAGAEIVLRRVVDDEGDGPAEAVADARERGADAIVFSGGVSAGAYEVVKQSLEDAMEFTKVAMQPGKPQGFGATGDGMLLFGLPGNPVSAAVSFEVFVRPALLRMQGRDAIHRPRRHVSAGVEWRTPPGRRQYLPAVIDRTDPARPVVRPATAGGSGSHLSVGLGAADAYAIVPAETERVSAGDLIEVMEL from the coding sequence ATGAGAACCGTCGAGGAGCAGCTCGAGATCGTCCTCGCTGAGGTGCGCCGGCGTCCGCCCGTCACCGTGCCGCTCGACGAGGCGCACGGGCTGACCCTGGCATCCGACGCGCGCGCGGTCAGCGCCGTACCCGTCTTCGACAACTCCGCCATGGACGGCTTCGCGGTGCGCTGGGCCGATGTCGCGGGCGCCGCACCCGAGCATCCGGTCACCCTGCGGGTCGTCGCCGACATCCCGGCCGGCAGCGCGCTCGACCCCGCGATCGCGCCGGGAGAGGCCGCGCGGATCATGACCGGGGCCCCGACCCCGACCGTCGCCGACGCGATCGTGCCCTTCGAAGACACCGCCGGCGGGCTGGCCGACTCGCTCGACACCGTGGTCGTGGAGCGATCGCCCAGCGCTCAGCACGCGCACATCCGCCGGGCCGGCGCCGACATCGCCGCCGACGCGGTCGTGCTCGCCGCGGGCACGCTGCTCGGGGCACGGCAGCTGGCGGCGCTGGCATCCGCCGGCATCGCGCGGGTCGACGTCGCCCCGCGACCACGCATCGCGATCGTCTCGACCGGATCCGAGCTCGTCGCCCCCGGCACGCCGCTGCAGCGCGGACAGATCCCCGAGTCGAACGGCATCCTGCTCGCGGGACTCGCCGCCGACGCCGGCGCCGAGATCGTGCTGCGCCGCGTCGTCGACGACGAGGGCGACGGTCCGGCCGAGGCCGTCGCCGACGCGAGGGAACGCGGTGCCGATGCCATCGTCTTCTCGGGCGGAGTCAGCGCTGGCGCCTACGAGGTCGTCAAGCAGAGCCTCGAAGACGCCATGGAGTTCACGAAGGTCGCGATGCAGCCCGGCAAGCCGCAGGGCTTCGGCGCGACCGGCGACGGGATGCTGCTGTTCGGCCTTCCCGGCAACCCCGTCAGCGCCGCCGTGTCGTTCGAGGTCTTCGTGCGACCGGCCCTGCTGCGCATGCAGGGACGCGACGCCATCCACCGACCTCGCCGGCACGTGTCCGCAGGGGTCGAGTGGCGCACCCCGCCCGGGCGGCGCCAGTACCTGCCCGCCGTGATCGACCGCACCGACCCCGCCCGCCCGGTCGTGCGCCCCGCGACCGCCGGCGGATCGGGCTCGCACCTCAGCGTGGGTCTCGGCGCCGCCGACGCGTACGCCATCGTCCCCGCCGAGACGGAGCGCGTCTCCGCCGGCGACCTCATCGAAGTCATGGAGCTGTGA
- the moaC gene encoding cyclic pyranopterin monophosphate synthase MoaC, whose translation MTFTHLDSAGNARMVDVTEKKPTVRAATARGFVRCAAETVALLRDGSVPKGDVLAVSRIAGIQAAKRTPELLPLAHVIGVHGAVVDLEIEDEGVAIEATVRTADRTGVEMEALTAVSVAALSVIDMIKGVDKSASIENLRITAKEGGRSGSWRRPGE comes from the coding sequence ATGACCTTCACCCACCTGGATTCCGCCGGCAACGCACGCATGGTCGACGTGACCGAGAAGAAGCCGACCGTTCGCGCCGCCACCGCGCGCGGGTTCGTGCGCTGCGCGGCTGAGACAGTGGCTCTGCTGCGCGACGGGTCGGTGCCCAAGGGCGACGTGCTCGCGGTGTCGCGCATCGCCGGCATCCAGGCGGCCAAGCGCACTCCCGAGCTGCTGCCGCTCGCGCACGTCATCGGTGTGCACGGTGCGGTCGTCGATCTCGAGATCGAAGACGAGGGCGTCGCCATCGAGGCGACCGTGCGCACCGCCGACCGCACCGGCGTCGAGATGGAGGCGCTCACGGCCGTCTCGGTGGCCGCGCTGTCGGTGATCGACATGATCAAGGGCGTCGACAAGTCGGCCTCGATCGAGAATCTGCGCATCACCGCGAAGGAGGGCGGCCGCAGCGGATCATGGCGGCGGCCCGGAGAATGA